The following are from one region of the Sorghum bicolor cultivar BTx623 chromosome 2, Sorghum_bicolor_NCBIv3, whole genome shotgun sequence genome:
- the LOC8054859 gene encoding nucleolin, with the protein MDAAGVAAKFRALDAELAAKSSRVAELEARVSFLEAENARWRKALACLAAGDEDPKSGRLAGFLLRGSKRESAEKPGGSVACDVIEVSDDEEEGVRVTVDASSKGRSPEEEGVVADPTPRKRAVRAVAGESEDEDVAEGGGGSSRGNSVGVGLEDDDVLVSPRGRKRAAARLVTSDSEDEDANDGKHGVDDPGEGGKPSKKRRFCGICDSDDEDATEGVDVVTSKAASPAQIESGEDEDDMIPICQVLKKMRKEMANHDDDEDDELGEVKGCSTPPTRRSARLVKNQSKGGRATRRVLNFVEPKECEGSEDDIEEDDDMEDFINDEDSSENAFESAEESCDEPQVSGTSVLIEESSTGSEESDSVVDYADVIACIGRKNKDKDWKFEGDMLAAFDEHPELCLKAVCALYRKQTEEEQMHKATIVHNKQGFSQIHAPRASGIAEFLLDGDLYGPVKKTISDLGEYDRYALEFCHMMASHYSKQLFAIYQNKEDPYFHP; encoded by the exons ATGGACGCCGCGGGGGTCGCAGCGAAGTTCCGGGCCCTCGATGCCGAGCTCGCCGCCAAGTCCTCTCGCGTCGCGGAACTGGAGGCCAGGGTCTCGTTCCTCGAAGCCGAGAACGCGCGATGGAGAAAGGCGCTGGCGTGTCTTGCTGCAGGCGACGAGGATCCGAAATCTGGCCGGTTGGCGGGGTTTCTTCTACGCGGGAGCAAGCGCGAGTCAGCCGAGAAGCCGGGCGGGAGTGTGGCGTGCGATGTAATTGAGGTCagtgacgacgaagaagaggggGTTAGGGTTACTGTTGATGCCAGCAGCAAGGGGAGAAGCCCGGAGGAGGAGGGCGTCGTTGCCGACCCGACTCCTCGGAAGCGCGCGGTGCGGGCGGTGGCCGGAGAGAGCGAGGATGAAGACGTCGCAGAGGGAGGCGGTGGAAGCAGCAGGGGAAACAGTGTGGGTGTGGGTTTGGAGGACGACGATGTCTTGGTGTCGCCACGGGGTAGGAAGCGTGCGGCGGCGCGGCTGGTCACCAGTGATAGCGAGGATGAGGATGCAAATGACGGTAAGCATGGTGTTGATGATCCGGGGGAAGGTGGTAAGCCCAGCAAGAAGCGTCGATTTTGCGGAATCTGTGACAGTGACGATGAGGATGCCACTGAGGGTGTTGATGTGGTTACTTCGAAGGCTGCTTCACCGGCGCAGATTGAGAGTGGGGAGGATGAGGATGATATGATTCCCATTTGTCAGGTGCTGAAGAAGATGAGGAAAGAGATGGCCAACcatgatgacgacgaggacgatGAATTAGGTGAAGTAAAAGGGTGTTCTACTCCCCCAACAAGACGCTCGGCTCGGTTGGTTAAAAATCAGTCTAAAGGGGGACGAGCTACACGCCGGGTTCTCAACTTTGTTGAACCCAAGGAATGTGAAGGGAGTGAAGATGATATAGAAGAGGATGATGATATGGAGGATTTCATAAATGATGAGGATTCTTCAGAAAATGCTTTTGAATCTGCTGAAGAATCCTGCGACGAACCGCAAGTGTCTGGTACATCTGTTCTGATTGAAGAATCCTCTACAGGATCAGAAGAGTCTGACAGTGTGGTAGACTATGCAGATGTTATAGCTTGCATAGGCCGTAAAAACAAAGATAAAGACTGGAAATTTGAGGGAGATATGCTAGCAGCATTCGATGAACATCCCGAGCTCTGCCTGAAGGCTGTTTGCGCCCTCTATCGGAAGCAAACCGAAGAGGAACAAATGCATAAGGCCACTATTGTTCATAACAAGCAGGGATTTAGCCAGATACATGCCCCAAG GGCATCTGGTATAGCCGAATTTCTTCTGGATGGTGATCTGTATGGTCCAGTGAAGAAGACCATCTCAGACTTAGGAGAGTATGATCGTTATGCTCTTGA
- the LOC8054860 gene encoding DNA polymerase delta subunit 4 encodes MSSGGVKDFYRQKKKGGVTKAAASSKKKTQQYTGGASVGAPDTAQTSALVSHGSWDLKDDFGDQEEQLRQFDMDMKFGPCIGVTRLQRWERASAMGLHPPAHLRDLLLHAPSTKNRSDGSPSVECLWEGNV; translated from the exons GGTGGTGTGAAAGATTTTTACCGGCAGAAAAAGAAAGGAGGTGTGACCAAGGCAGCagcatcttcgaagaagaagacaCAGCAGTACACTGGTGGGGCCTCTGTTGGCGCCCCAGATACTGCTCAGACATCAGCTCTAGTTTCTCATGGCTCCTGGGATCTCAAAG AtgattttggtgatcaagaagaGCAGCTGCGTCAGTTTGACATGGACATGAAATTTGGCCCATGCATTGGTGTTACTCGGCTTCAGCGCTGGGAGCGAGCCTCAGCCATGGGCCTCCATCCACCAGCTCATCTCCGGGACCTCTTACTGCATGCGCCATCAACAAAGAATCGCAGTGACGGTAGTCCCTCTGTTGAGTGCCTTTGGGAGGGTAATGTCTAG